CGCCGGTTACCAGGCGGGTCTCGCCATCCGCTCGATTCTTTTCCGCATGCCGGTGAAGATGGACAATGCCATCGTGCCGTGGGTGACCTACACATCACCGGAACTCGGGCATATTGGACTGACCGAGGCCGAAGCCCGGCAGGCCCATGGCAATAGGGTCAAGGTATTGAGTGCCGACTATGCCGGCAATGACAGGGCTCAGGCGGAAGGTGCGACCAGCGGACGCCTGAAACTGATCGTCGGGCCGGGCGGGCGCCTGCTCGGGGCGGATATTGTCGGCACGCAGGCCGGTGAAATTCTCAATCTGCTGTCGCTGGCATTGTCCAAAAAGATGAAAATGAAGGATCTTGCCGGTTTCATCGCACCTTATCCGACACTGGGAGAACTGGTGCGGCGTGCGGCAATTTCGTACTATGCGGACGTGCCAAAGAAAGTTTGGCTACGCGGCTTGCTTGCGATATTGCGCAAGTTCGGATGAGTTTTGTCATTGTTGTTGGCGGTTTAGGACATATTTTCAGACAATTGCAGTTTATTTTATGAGCGTATGACAGAGTGATTCTTGGGACGGACATGAGATGAAGCATGAGGGCGCGCCGGAAGGCGCAGCGGTCCCTGCAGACGATACGGGGAAGGCTCCCCGGGCGATCGAACGCCCGGAACGCCCCCGGCTCGGCGGCCTGTCGGGCAAGCTCCTGCTTCTGACCGTCGTCTTTGTAATGCTGTCGGAAGTCTTCATCTATGTTCCCTCGATCGCAAACTATCGCAACACGTGGCTGATGGACCGGCTGACGACAGCGGGCGTTGCCGCTTCCGTCCTCGCGGAAACCAGCACGATCGCGCCGAGGCTGCAGGAAGAACTGTTGCAGACGACAGGCGCTGTTGCGATTTCTCTTGATCAGGGAACCCGGCGCAGCCTGATCGCCATGAACGACGTGCCCGGCGAGGTCGATTTCGTGGTCGACATGGCGAAAGTCTCGGCGCTTTCCTCGATCATCGGCAGCTTCCAGATCCTCACCTACAGCGGTGACGGCGTCATGCGCGTGATCGGTGCCGGCCAGATGGGCCACACCGAGCGCGTAGACGTGGTTATGCCCGTGGCCCTGCTGCAGCAGGACATGCTGGCCTTTTCAGGCCGCATCCTCGCACTGTCGCTGTTCATTTCGGTTATCACCGCGAGCCTTGTCTACATCACCCTGCGGGCGCTCTTCATCCGCCCGCTCCGCCGCCTGACGCGTTCCATGGAGCGCTTTGCCGAGAATCCCGAGGACACCAGCCGGATCATCACCGTTTCCGGGCGCCAGGACGAACTGGGCGATGCGGAAATCCGGCTGGCTGCCATGGAAGAGGCCCTTTCGCGCGCCCTGCAGCAGAAACAGCGTCTTGCCGATCTCGGGCTTGCGGTCTCGAAAATCAACCACGACCTGCGCAACCTCCTGGCCTCCGCGCAGCTGTTCCTGGAACGCCTGGAACACGTGCCGGATCCGACAGTCAGCCGGCTGGCGCCGAAGATCCTTGCGACCCTCGACAGGGCCGTCGGCTACACCCAGGCGGTAATGTCCTACGGCAAGGCGCAGGAACGCCCGCCGCAGCGCCGCCTGCTTGCCCTTCAGCGGGTCGGGGACGATGTTGCCGACGTTCTCGGGCTTCATGACCATGACACGGTCGGTTTCGAGAACAAGGTGCCGGAACACATCGAGATCGACGCGGACCCGGAGCAGATATTCCGCGTGCTACTCAACCTCGTGCGCAATGCGTTGCAGGCCCTTGAATCGGAGAAGGACGAGACGCTTGTCCGCAGGATCACCATGGAGGCGATGCGTGAGGGTGAATGCGTGCACGTGGTGATCTCCGACACCGGGCCCGGCATTCCCGAAAACACCCGGAAGGCGCTCTTCAAGGCGTTTCACAGCGGCTCCAAGAAAGGCGGTGTCGGGCTCGGTCTCGCCATCGTCGCCGAACTGCTGAAGGCACACGGCGGCAGCATTGATCTGGACGAGACCAGACCGGGCGCCTGTTTCCGTCTGAAGGTCCCCGACCGCCGGTCCTGAACGGGACCCGGGCAGGTGGCGATATGCCGGCCTGCGCCCAATTGCTTGGCTTTCCTGTCGGTTTTGGAACCGTGTGACAATTCCTTGAAAAAAAGTTCAAAAAGTCCCTTGCATTCCCTGCCGGGGCGCAGTACGAAAGCGCCCTGTCCGGGGCACACGCAGCCCCGCTGCGCAGGACCGTTATTCGCATCACGATAGCCCGAATGACCGTCCCTGCACCCGAAGCACCGGTAGCTCAGCTGGATAGAGCACCAGACTACGAATCTGGGGGTCGGGGGTTCGAATCCTCCCCGGTGCGCCAATACTTGATACAGCTCAATTTAATCCCTAACCTTACTTCAACTCGCTTGCAGAGAGCTGTATTGCGTAAGGCGTTTGCGTTCGCATAGGGACAAAATTTTGTGCACTTTTGTGACGCATCGATGTATAATGCGCTGAATATTCGGAAAGACTAGGATAAGTTTTACATAAATGACGATATTTTTCTCTCGACTGTATCTATAAATATATCAAGTGACCTAGAGATATTTTTATTTACTATGTTCTTCGGTCTTGTCGACGCGTAATTATTTAGCCAGTCTTTTATTTCCATTTTAATTTGTTTGTTCCATGGCTTGCCGCTCTCTTGGAATAGTAGCTGCAATCTATCCGACCACTTTGGTTTCTTTTTTTGTTTGATCCTTGTTTTAACGTTTACGCCAAATTCATCTAAAAAATCATCAGCGTATACATTTTGATCAAACAAATCCTCAATTTCAGATTCGTCGAGACCTGGAACGTTACAAATATTTACATCTGAAATACGTAGAGACTTATTGTCTAAAGCTTTTTTTAGAGCTGTATCAGCTTCAGCATCATTATCAATAAAGCATTGAATTTGGCACGCAGAGGAGGTGTAGAAAGATGCTTTCTGGGAGAGAGAACTTACACCTCCTAGGAAATCGAAAGCGATGATTCCTTGATCTATCGCGTTCCGAATTTTCTCATTTTGTTCTGAGACTATTGGTTTGATCGCCGTTACGTCTCCGGACCCTTCAAAAATCAATACTAATTGAGCATTGTGTAAGTTGTCTGAAAATTGAACGCCTAATGCTTCTCTTATTTCATTTATGTGATGGGCAGTATTTGCTTCACTATTTTTGACAATAATTGTATTTTTTAGATTGCTGGGATTCACGAAAATTGGTGAGTGGCTGGACAAAACGATTTGACTCGTATGCGAAAGTTCTGAAATCACCGATCTTAGTTCGTGAATGGCTTTTGGATGCAAGTGAGCTTCTGGTTCTTCGATAGCCACTATTGTGCTCGCGCTTGTGCTTTGCTGCTCAGACGCATGTTTCATCAGTGCAAGCGCTACGAGGCTTTGAACACCGTCCCCTTTCCTCTCAAGCTTTGTCTCATGACCGTCATCTACGTGTATGTTTACAGAACTCCGAAGCGCTCTTCGTCGAGCTTCGCTAGGCACGCCAAGTCGTACTGATTTAACATTTGGCAAAAAACTCGAAACGGTTTCCTCGATAGTCTTTGCCAGCTCATTTAATATTGGTTTTTGGAGTTCGGTTATTTTTTCTACAGCATCACGATATTCTGAGTTATTTTCAATCTGCGTAAGTTCTTTGTCTACTAGATCAGAAATTACCTTGACCGCCGAGTCAGCTGTTCTTATGGCTGGAATATAGTTAAAGCGTATTTTGTCAGAAACAAATCTTGCAATTGCATTTGATTTCTTGTTCAGGGTTACAAAGCCGCGACCCGGCTTTTGAACGGATACATTAAATTCATTTTGTTTGTCGAAAGTAATAAGAACGGGTAAGGTGCCGTTTAGATTGCTTTTTATTTTGTACTTGAACTCTTTTATTTCTTCGTCATTTAGTAGAAATTCAAGTGTTATTTTTGTTGTCTGATCTCTTGTCCGCTTGGTTCTTTTCCCTAAAGGGAAGTCCGACGTCCAATCATAGCTACCCGACAATGCGCCACCTATCAGTGATGGTCTACGAGTTCGCACAACACGTCCTGCTGAATCTTCTTTTAGAAATCTCCGCCAAATTAGCAGCGTATTCATTCCTAAGGATAGTGCATGTAGAATATTGGATTTTCCTTCGTTATTTGCGCCAACAAGTAGTGAGTAATCAGATAGTGTAACGCTTCGCGCCTTTGTTATACTCCTGAAATTTTCAACAGAAAAAGATACCAGTTTCATTTAGTTTCTTTCTTAGGTCGTTTATCTTTCTGATTTAGCATGATTTGCACTAGGATAAATCGCTTTTTCATAGGATATATATATTAGATTGTAAAACAAAAGAATACACTAAATTGATAAGTTGGATCCTTCAAAATTTCCTTCCTTGGCGTTTCGGAGTAAAATAGTTGAGATTGCTGATTCATTGGAATTGGGTTTGCGAAGGCGAAATGCTGTCCGGACAAGCCGCCGCTACACCCACTCCTCCCATGGATTTGTGCCGGTACTGGCGTTACCAAGGGCTGAAGCAAACAGCGCGTGAGATCCGAAAGCGGCATGTCAGAAACCTGCGTCATCTTCGATCTGGACGGCACGCTCGTCGACAGCGAGATCCTGTGCAACCAGGCCTTTGTCGATCTGTTGCCGGAACTGGGTGAAACGGCGGAGCAGTTGATGCGCCGCTACCGCGGCATCAAGCTCGACCTGACCCTGGCCGACGTTGGAAAACGGATCGGCAGGACACTGCCGGCAACGTTTGAGGCGACCTACCGTGAACGTGTTGCGCAGCTGTTCGATGAAAGGCTGCAGCCGGTGCCCGGGGCAGCTGAAATGCTGGAGAGCCTGGACCGGCCCAAATGCATCGCCTCCAGCGGACCGCCACAGAAAATCGCCCATTCGCTGAAGGTGAGCGGGCTGGCTTCGCATTTCGGAAAGAACATCTATAGCTCGTACGTCGTCGGCATCTGGAAACCCGAGCCGGGCCTCTTTCTGCACGCGGCGCAAAGCATGGGATACCCGCCTGAGACCTGCATCGTCGTGGAAGACAGCGACGTTGGCGTTCAGGCTGCAAACGCGGCCGGAATGGCGGTGCTGCGATACGACCCGCATTCGGAAATCAAGTCTGACGACAGGGCGGTCGTCTTCAGTGAGATGTCCCGATTGGCGGGACTGATTGACTGTCTGACGGCGCGTTGATCTGTCTTGCAAACATCGCTGAATATTCAATGGCAGGGCCCGGGGATGCGTGCAGAACCGTTATTCAATTGAAAAACGTGATGTATTTTACTTGTTGATGCGATCAGATCTCGAATTAGAATTAGTTAAATATTAAGTAAAAATAAATAAAAATAAAATAATCGCCTCTTTTTGCATTTGAATATTTAAGAAAACTTTTTTGTTTTTTTGCGAATCAGTTTATTTTGTTTTTAAGGAAATTAATCTGGTCGAATTCATGCAGCCAAATACATGTGAAGAACGGAAAATATTATTTGTTCACAATCCAAAGGCGGCGGGAACAAGTTTTCGCAAGTGGCTGGGCATAAGCAATCGCTACAATCACTTCTTTCCGTCGACCCATACGCCCGTCAAGATCTGGAACGACTATACCGTTATTGTTGTTGTCAGGGATCCGATTGAACGTGCGATCTCCGGGTACAAGTATCTGACGCATGAAAGCTACCAGGGTTCGTTCCGCAAAATCTATCCGGATTTGCCAAGTTGGGATCCCCTGACTTTCTTTTCCCGGATGTTCAACGAGCAGATTATTGTCGTGCCGCCGCAGTTCAAGTACACGACGCATTTTCTCTCAAACAAAGCTCCGGATTTCCTGTTGAAATTCGAAAATCTGGATACAACAGAGCTGGCAAGGCACCTGAAAATCAAAGAGCCCTTCCCGCAGGAGAACATCGGCAAAAACAAGAACCCGATCGAACTACGCGAAGATCTTTATGTGGCGTTGATCAGACACTACCGGGTTGACTACTTGCTCTATGATTACAGGCCGAAACCATACGGCATATTCATGGACGAACAGCACGGATTGAAACAGGCGGGCTGACCATCCTGAGGCCGAGCGGGAATATCACCGCGAGCCTGTAACAAAAAACCACCCGCATGATCTCTCACACGGGCGGCTTTGCTGATATCGGGGGCGCTTGATGGCGCCGCGCTCCGGCGTTTGCTGGCGCCTCAGTCCAATTTGCGAAGGCGTTTGACGAGGGACGAGGTGTCCCAGCGGCCGCCGCCCATTTTCTGAACGTCCTTGTAGAACTGGTCGACAAGGGCGGTCACCGGCAGACTGGCGCCGTTTTCATTGGCCGTGGCGAGACAGATGCCGAGGTCCTTGCGCATCCAGTCGACGGCGAACCCGTGATCGAAGTGATCGTCGAGCATGCTCTCATAGCGGTTGACCATCTGCCAGCTGCCGGCGGCGCCGCCACCGATCAGGTCGATGACCGCGCGCCCGTCAAGTCCGGCCTTCTCGGCAAAGTGCAGGCCTTCCGAGAGCCCCTGTACAAGACCGGCGATGCAGATCTGGTTGACCATCTTGGTCAGCTGACCGGCACCGCTTTCCCCGAGCCTGACGCATTTCTTGGCATAGGCATTGATGAAGGGTTCGGCCGCGTCATAGGCCGCCTGATCGCCGCCGCACATGACCACCAGCTGACCGTTTTCAGCGCCTGCCTGCCCGCCGGAAACCGGCGCGTCGACAAAGGAGATGCCGCCGTCTTTGGCAACGTCATATAGCTCCCGCGTCACCTTGGCCGAAACCGTGGTGTGGTCGACGAAGATGGAGCCGGACGCCATATCCTTGAACGCGCCGTCGTCTCCGAGGCAGATTGAGCGGAGGTCGTCATCATTGCCGACACAGGCCATGACGAAGGCGGCACCGGCTGCCGCCTCGCGCGGGGTTGCCGCGAAACCGCCGCCGAATTCGGCCGCCCATTTTTCCGCCTTGGCCATCGTGCGATTGTAGACCGTCACATCGTGACCGGCCTTTTGCAGGTATCCGGCCATCGGGTAGCCCATGACGCCAAGTCCAAGAAATGCAACCTTTGCCATTGAAAGTCCTCTTTGTTCAAACCTGTGTCTCGTGATGGCCGGCGTTGCTACAGAGCCCCGTCGCCCGTTGCGGAACGCCGTGTGACATTGCACCTTCAGAAATGCCGGTCTTGTTCAGTTTGACTTAAAGGTGTTGGCGCGCCCGTGCAACCGGGGCATTGGCGGACCTGACGCGGATTTTATGCCGCCCTGCCGAATGCGGCATTCATTCGCTGCCGAAACGGGCATAGACTGGGGCCGAAGGCATGTTGCCTGATCAACGCTACGAGAGGCCGGCGGCTTGAGTGACCAGCGCGAGGAAAGAACGGGCGGATTGATGCGGCTGCTGCGGATTTCCGCCGTGGCACTGGTGACGATCCTGGTCGCCGGTCTGGCCGTCGCATATTCCGTCGCGACCCTGGATCTTTATTCGTCCGTACGCCAGGAGCAGGCCGCTCAGGTTCTGACCCGGATTTTCGACCGTCCGGTGGAGGTGCGCGGGCCGGTCGTGCTCACACCGGGCCGGCGTCTCGGCGTGAAGATCGAGGACACCTACATCGAGAGATCATCCGGTTCCGCCAAGGGAGAGGGGCGCGTCTTCGACACCGTGGAATTCGACGCCCCCTATGGTCTTTTCCGCGGTGACGTGTCCGGCATCCGGAACTTCCGCATGAGCGGTGCGGATATCGAATACCGCGCCGATCCGTCCGGCGAACGCCGGCAGGTCTGGTCGTTCGAACTGCTGTCGATCCTCCTCAACAATCCTGTCTTCGACAATCTCGAGCTGACCGATGTCGAGTTTCACTTCATCGACGAGGCGGACGGCTGGAACGAGGTTTTCCGGATCGAGTCTTTCAAGCTGGTGACAACCGACACATCGCCGTCGACGGAAGTCAGCATCGAGGCCGCCGTCAACGGCACGCCCCTGAGCGCCTCGGGCGTGGTGCCGTCGTCCGTCTGGGTGCGCGACAACAACAGCCGGGGGCCGTTCGATCTGACATTTGCGCTTCCCGGCCTCGCAACCCGTCTGAGCGGGACGGTCGACACTTCCGCGAAGGTCGCGCGCATCGACGGTGATCTTTCCGCGAAGTCGGATTCCGTGACTGAACTCCTGGCATCGCTCGGCCTGGAAAGTGCGGTCGAGGGCGAGGCGACACTGGCATGGCAGTCGAGTGGCCCGATCGACGGCTTCGACATCGCCGGTCTGACCTTCGATTTCGACGGCGACGACGGCGACGCCATCCATGTCGAGGGTTCGGTCTCGGACGTGTTTCAGGGATCTGTCTTTGACCTGGACTTCACGTCGACCCTTTCACAGCCCGAGGTGGCCTCCAGCTCATCGCTCTCGATCAACCTGAAGGAAATTTCCGGACGGGTCAGCGGGCCGGTGCAGGCGCTTTCCATCGACAGGACGATCGTGACGACGAACGCTGTTTTGCTGGAGTTCGATGAGATCGGGCCCATCTCGGTCGGGCGCATCGTCAAGGGCGACGGCAACCGCATCGGCCTGAACGACATAACCATCCTCGACGGGCCGGAGGGTGCGCCGTATCTCGTCATGAAGGGCGAGGTGGAAGACATTCTGGCCCTCAAGGGAGTGACGCTGTCAGGCACTTTCGAACTTCCCACGGCCGTGCTGCTCAACCGGCCCGCAAGCGATGCACCGGGTTTCGGCACCGTCAAGGGAACGGTTGTTGTTGGCGAGACCTCCGGGGCGCTCGGGCTGGAGGAACTGCGCGGCAAAACGGATGGAACGGACCTTGTGGATCTGGGTTTTGCCCTCGCGATCCCGGAATTCCGCGTACTTGACGAACTGGATTTCTCGACCGAACTGACTTTGCCGAAGCCGGAAGCGGCCCTCGCCGAACTCGGCATACAGACCGACAGGACCTTTCCCGAAATCCGTTTCTCCGGCTCCAGCGGGCTCTCTTCGGAGGGGGCCAATTTCAAGGGCGATCTCGTCTCCGGCGCAACGCAGGTGAATGCGGACCTCCAGATCGGTCCGGCGGAGACAGATGGCAAGTGGATGCTGACCGGCGCGATTTCTTCGCAGGAGATGGATTTTACCGATCTTGCCGCGCTCTCCGACTTCGCGCAGTTGAGCGTGACCGGTGAAGAAAAAAGCCCCGACATAGAACTGACGAAGGAATTCGAGGCTGCCTTGAGTGCGCGCGTGGCACTGGATGTGAAGAAGATAGTCTCGGGCAAGAAGCATGCCGGCAACCTGACCGGGACCCTGGAATATGACGCCGATCACCTCAAGCTGGCCGCGCTCAAGCTTGACTATATCGGTGGCACGGTCCGCGGCGATTTCGGGGTCGATCTCGGCAAGGAAAGCCATCCTGCCCATGCCCACGGGCGCATGGAGAAATTTCCGCTCAGGAGCCTGATGAACGAGATTGGCCTGACGGCGCCGATCTCCAGCACCGTTTACGCCAGCTTCGATGTCACCGGCAATGCCCGGTCCGAGGCAGGCTTCCTGAAGACGCTGTCAGGCAACGTATCGGCATCGCTCTGGGGCGGAACGCTGCCGAACCGGCTCCTCGATCTGACGGGGCTGAACGTCTTCACCTGGCTGGTGACCAGCAACAAGGACCACACCAGCAAACTCGTCTGCGCGGTGCTGCCGCTGCATTTCAGGAACGGCGTCGCGACGTCGAAGCGCATGATCGTTGAAACGGAAAATGTCCAGCTTGTCGGTGCGGGCACCGTGAACCTGAGATCCGGCGCACTGGATCTTTCCTTCGCGCCCCGCGCCAAGCGCAAGCAGCTTGTCGAAATCGTTTCGCCGTTCGAGATCCGCGGCACGCTCGGCAAGCCTGATGTCACCGTCAAGGATGCCGGGCCGGGCAGGGCGATCGGAGAGGTCGTGTCGCTGCCGCTCAACCTCGTCAGCCACATTTTCAGGGGGTCGGGTCCGATCGACGAAAAGGCACGCCCCTGCACCCTGCCGAAAAACTCCGGTCCCAAGTAGTCTTCTCGGTCGCAGGGACCCAATCCTCGCGGCAACGGCTATCTTCGCTTTTTCAGCGACGTCTGGCCGGCCCGGTCCGGCAAACGGAGAAGATCGTCACGGACCTTGTCAGGATTGACACCCTGACAATCGCGCCGGGATGTGTGAGGCTCGACGTATCTAAGGCATTGGGAACGAAGCGTAATCTTATAACATATTACGGTCGTCGGGTCATCGCGCTGGGGAGAAAACATGCGTTTTGGAAGCTTGATCACCTTGACGGCGGCACTTCTGGTGAGTGCGTCCACGTTCACGTTCGCACAGAATCCGAGGGCAAACCCGTCGACCGACTTTGCCCTGATCAACGGCCAGATCCACACGATGGACGAAAACGGCACGGTGGCCGAGGCCATCGCGATCGAAGGTGACGAGATCGTCTATGTCGGCGACGCGGCAGGTCTCGGCGACGTCATCGGCCTGGGGACGGAAGTGATCGATCTGGAGGGCAGGATGGTGCTGCCCGGTTTCGTTGAAGGGCATATTCATCCGACGGGTGGCGCCTTGATCATGCGTGGGGTTGACGTTCAAACGGACGACCCTGCGGAAATCATCGACCGCGTCCGTGCCTACGCGGAGGCGAACCCGGACTTGCCCCTGATCCATGGATACGGCGTACGCGTGAACATCTGGCCGGATGGTTTTCCCACGGCAGCAATGCTGGATGAGATAGACAGTGAGCGGCCCATCTTTCTGTGGGCGGTAACGGGTCATGCGGCCTGGGCGAATTCAAAGGCGCTTGAAATTGCGGGCATCGACGCCGATACGCCGGACACGGTCCCCGGGTTTGCATTTTTCGACCGCGATGAGACCGGGAACCCGAAAGGCTGGATTGTGGAGGTACCCGCACAGTTGCAGGTGTTGTCCAAACTGGTCGACCTCAACTATGACTATGCCGCTGAGGGTGTCGCCGAGTGGCTGCCGAAGTTTTCCGAAGCGGGGATCACAACCGTTCATGATTTTGGCGTTCAGGGGCTCGGCGCAGAAGAAGGTTTCCAGATCTTTGCCGATCTCGAAGAGGCGGGAGCGATGCCAGTCCGTCTTCAAGGGTCTTTTTACTGGAACGATCCGGGCGTCGATCCGGTTGCTGAACTCCAGGCTCTCAATGAGCAGTTCGATACGGAACTCGTTTCAGCGCGTAGCTTGAAGATCAATATGGACGGAGATGATGATGGGTACAGCGCGCTGTATACGTCGCCATATGCCGATAATCCCGACGCGGATCCCGATCCGATCATTCCGTTCGATGTACTGAACGATGCAGTGAAACGGGCGGACGCGGCTGGATTCAATGTCATTTGCCATTGTTTCGGGGACATGTCGGTGCGCCGCGTCCTTGATGCCGTCGAACTCGCGATTGCCGAAAATCCGCCCCGCGACCGGCGCAACGTGATCAGTCACGCCACGCTTGTCCATCCGGACGACCAACCCCGTTTCGCTGCACTCAACGTGACATGGGATTCCAGCGGCGCGTGGATGAGTTTCGATCCGGTGCTCCAGGACATCAGCGTGCCCCGATTGGGTGAGGAACGCGTGCAGAGTATGTACCCGATGAAAGCGATCGCGGACGCAGGTGGAAACGTTTCGCTTGGGAGCGACTGGCCAGCTGCTGGTTACATCTCGGAAATGCGTCCCCTGGTTTCGATCCGGACAGCGGTCATGCGGCAACTTCCCGGGAGAGACAATATTCCACCGCTCGGTGGCGAAGGGGCGCGGGTGCCGGTTGATCTCGCAATCCGGGCCAACACGATCAATGCCGCATATGGCATGGGGCGCGACCACGAAGTCGGCAGCCTGGAAGTCGGCAAGAAAGCCGACCTCGTCGTGTTGTCCGAGAACCTTTACGACATCGACCCGAGCACGATCCATGAGGTGGACGTGCTCTACACCATGATGGGTGGCAGGCTCACCCATGACAGTACGGCTGAATAGGGGAGGCACGGTATGCGTATCCTGTTGGCAGTCCTCCTGCTCATCACCGGCACATCGGCCGGCTCGGCCTGCGGCAACCCGCTGCTTTGGGCAATGCTGTTCGCCAAGGTGCCGGAGGCGAAGGTCGTCTATGAAGCCGAACTCGCCGCGCGCGGGGACGGCCTGATCACCGCTCGCGTTTACGACGCCCGTCCGGGCCAGGCCTATCACCTCTGGTCCAAGGCCTGGATCATGGATCTGGCAAGGGAAATGCAGCCGATCGTGGAAAGCAGGCTGGAACAGGGGCAAACCCTGACCATCCTCCTCGCGGACGAGGTCGCCGTCATTCGATTCAGCCGCGAGGCTGGTGTCGAATTCGTTCCGGCCGCCGGTCTCCGCCAGATCGAGCGCTATGATCTGATCACCAGCGTCAATGCGTTGAAAAGCGTCTGGCGGGACGGTCTGAGCTTTGACGAAATGCTTTCGTTCGACCTTGCCAGAACGCAGCAGCACGCGAGCGACCAGGTTCTGAAGGTCTTCTTCTGAAGGTCGCGGATCGCCTCAGGGACAAGCCTTTTTCAAAAACACGCATGGGGGGAACATGCTCAACAACGCCAACATCAGAACCGCGCTGCCGGTCCTGGCCGTAACCTGTGCCCTGTTGCTGTCCACGGCGGTATCCGCGCAGTATTTCGGCCACGAATACGAGGGTACGCAGGCACCGATCCGGGAGGGCGAACAACCGGTCGTGCCGCTCGACACCGAGGACCCGACCTACAATGCCTGGCGCACACCGCTGCCCAGTTACGAGGGCGAGAAAGAAGGCCGCACACCCGGTCTGGTGGACCCGGCGCGGTTCTACGGCCAGGGATACGCCCAACTGCCGACTTTCCTGCACCAGCCTCTGGCGTTCACACCTGAGGATCTCGCCGCCGCGGACGTGGATGTCGCGATTATGGGCGCCTTCACCGACATGGGCAGCGGCGCACGCGGCGCATCGCGCGGCCCGAACGCGGTGCGCAATTCATCGATCTATCTCGGCTATGGCGCGCGCCAACCGCATATGCATGTCATGGTCGATCCGCTCCAGGACATGACCGTCGTGGACTACGGCAACGCGCCGAACGACATGATGAGCACGGAGCGCACCATCCACGCGGTACGCTCCTTCGTGCGCCAGGTTGCGGAAGTCGAGCGCGCGGACGGCAGCCGCGTGATCCCCTTCATCATCGGCGGCGATCATTCGCTGATGTATCCCGATGTCGCGGCGCTGACCGATGTCTACGGCAAGGGCAATGTCGGCGTGGTGCATTTCGATGCGCATTACGACGCCGGCAAATACGGCTTCGGCCACCTCATCAATCATGGCATGCCCGTCTATCGCCT
This region of uncultured Roseibium sp. genomic DNA includes:
- a CDS encoding HAMP domain-containing sensor histidine kinase — its product is MKHEGAPEGAAVPADDTGKAPRAIERPERPRLGGLSGKLLLLTVVFVMLSEVFIYVPSIANYRNTWLMDRLTTAGVAASVLAETSTIAPRLQEELLQTTGAVAISLDQGTRRSLIAMNDVPGEVDFVVDMAKVSALSSIIGSFQILTYSGDGVMRVIGAGQMGHTERVDVVMPVALLQQDMLAFSGRILALSLFISVITASLVYITLRALFIRPLRRLTRSMERFAENPEDTSRIITVSGRQDELGDAEIRLAAMEEALSRALQQKQRLADLGLAVSKINHDLRNLLASAQLFLERLEHVPDPTVSRLAPKILATLDRAVGYTQAVMSYGKAQERPPQRRLLALQRVGDDVADVLGLHDHDTVGFENKVPEHIEIDADPEQIFRVLLNLVRNALQALESEKDETLVRRITMEAMREGECVHVVISDTGPGIPENTRKALFKAFHSGSKKGGVGLGLAIVAELLKAHGGSIDLDETRPGACFRLKVPDRRS
- a CDS encoding AAA family ATPase, with protein sequence MKLVSFSVENFRSITKARSVTLSDYSLLVGANNEGKSNILHALSLGMNTLLIWRRFLKEDSAGRVVRTRRPSLIGGALSGSYDWTSDFPLGKRTKRTRDQTTKITLEFLLNDEEIKEFKYKIKSNLNGTLPVLITFDKQNEFNVSVQKPGRGFVTLNKKSNAIARFVSDKIRFNYIPAIRTADSAVKVISDLVDKELTQIENNSEYRDAVEKITELQKPILNELAKTIEETVSSFLPNVKSVRLGVPSEARRRALRSSVNIHVDDGHETKLERKGDGVQSLVALALMKHASEQQSTSASTIVAIEEPEAHLHPKAIHELRSVISELSHTSQIVLSSHSPIFVNPSNLKNTIIVKNSEANTAHHINEIREALGVQFSDNLHNAQLVLIFEGSGDVTAIKPIVSEQNEKIRNAIDQGIIAFDFLGGVSSLSQKASFYTSSACQIQCFIDNDAEADTALKKALDNKSLRISDVNICNVPGLDESEIEDLFDQNVYADDFLDEFGVNVKTRIKQKKKPKWSDRLQLLFQESGKPWNKQIKMEIKDWLNNYASTRPKNIVNKNISRSLDIFIDTVERKISSFM
- a CDS encoding HAD-IA family hydrolase, with amino-acid sequence MSETCVIFDLDGTLVDSEILCNQAFVDLLPELGETAEQLMRRYRGIKLDLTLADVGKRIGRTLPATFEATYRERVAQLFDERLQPVPGAAEMLESLDRPKCIASSGPPQKIAHSLKVSGLASHFGKNIYSSYVVGIWKPEPGLFLHAAQSMGYPPETCIVVEDSDVGVQAANAAGMAVLRYDPHSEIKSDDRAVVFSEMSRLAGLIDCLTAR
- a CDS encoding sulfotransferase family 2 domain-containing protein; translation: MFFCESVYFVFKEINLVEFMQPNTCEERKILFVHNPKAAGTSFRKWLGISNRYNHFFPSTHTPVKIWNDYTVIVVVRDPIERAISGYKYLTHESYQGSFRKIYPDLPSWDPLTFFSRMFNEQIIVVPPQFKYTTHFLSNKAPDFLLKFENLDTTELARHLKIKEPFPQENIGKNKNPIELREDLYVALIRHYRVDYLLYDYRPKPYGIFMDEQHGLKQAG
- a CDS encoding NAD(P)-dependent oxidoreductase, which codes for MAKVAFLGLGVMGYPMAGYLQKAGHDVTVYNRTMAKAEKWAAEFGGGFAATPREAAAGAAFVMACVGNDDDLRSICLGDDGAFKDMASGSIFVDHTTVSAKVTRELYDVAKDGGISFVDAPVSGGQAGAENGQLVVMCGGDQAAYDAAEPFINAYAKKCVRLGESGAGQLTKMVNQICIAGLVQGLSEGLHFAEKAGLDGRAVIDLIGGGAAGSWQMVNRYESMLDDHFDHGFAVDWMRKDLGICLATANENGASLPVTALVDQFYKDVQKMGGGRWDTSSLVKRLRKLD